Sequence from the Phragmites australis chromosome 6, lpPhrAust1.1, whole genome shotgun sequence genome:
ATAGGGCTATCAATGCTACTGTTTCTGGCACAAAGACATACTGATGCGGACAAAATATTTTCTTGGTTAAGTGAGATAAAAAGATGAACCGCAGTTAAATAGAATATTCTGGAAACATGGGACAATTATTCTCTTAGCAAGTTAGCAGACACAACTTTATCATGACTATTTTTTTGTactatttgtgttgtcatcttttaatttgctaaaatttCCTTCTGATGTACAATCTGTTCATTCTAGTCAAGATGTAGAAGAATTCATGAAACTGGATACTGAAGTACTGCAATACCTATTTGCACATGGCAgtgtttttaatataatatctTCTCTCAGGGTACAGCTGATGAGGTTGTTGACTGTTCCCACGGGAGGGCATTGTGGGAACTTGCTAAAGTGAAGTTTGAGCCGCTATGGATCAAAGAAGGAAATCACTGTAATTTGGAACTCTACCCAGAATATATTAAGCATCTGAAAAAGTTTGTTGGAGCCATAGAGAAATCGCCCAGTCCATCAGATCGTACTCCAACAGAATCTGAATATACAGAGGATTCAAGGAAAAGCACAGACTGCAGGGAAAAAACAAGGCCAAGCATAGATCACAGGCATAGTACAGATCGGCGGGATAAACCAAGGGGCAGTACAGATAGGAGGGACAAAAGCAGAAAGAGTGTGGACCATCCTGAGAAACCGCGGGCTAGTGTTGATCAATCTGATAGGCCAAGGAAAAGCATTGACCGGTATAGTTTACCTTTACAACGTACCAAATATTTCCTTTTAATAGCATGCTGTATTCATTTAATTAATTCTAAGGTGGCTTCTGAATTTCTGTTACAAGATCACATGTTTTCAGTTCTCTTGAGTATTGACTAATGTGATCAAATGGTGTGCGTAACAGCTTTGGAGGGATGATGAAGTCCGTCAAGTTGTGCAATATCGACTGTTTCAAAGTGACAGCAACTTCTGGGAGCTGAAAATACCTAAAAGGTTAGTGTTGGGACCCTTTGTGTAACTTATTCAATTGGGTGATTGGTTTGGCTGTAGGAGGTGTATTTCATACAATGGGGGCTTGTATTGTTTCCGTTGAATTGTTCTCTTAAGATGAAATAATAATTTGTTCATAAGAGATGTGCCCTGGAAAGAAGTAAGCCCTCTGTGGGCAAGGAAGCCTTTATGTTGTCCACCTAGTGATATTACTCCTAATATGAGGTAAAGATAGTTCTGGCCGTTTTGACTATAATTGCAAAATCATTTTCACCTATCTCACGACTATGGCTCTTTACTGAAGCACTCAAAGTCCAGAAGCCGAACTGAGAGCTCTGTTTGACCAGTGGCATAGGCTAGGGCTACTTGAGCCTGTTGTTTGGATAATTTTGAAGGGAGCGGTGGAGCATTCGAAATCTGAGCTGAAATCCCGCCGAGTGATACCTGAGTTATGGCTAACAGAGGCCAAAATTCATGGATTTGAAGTTGCCTTCAATGACAAGTTCCTCTTTACCCAGAAAAAAAAGAACCACTTAGAATAGACAAACAGATTATATTTGTCGAGAAATGCAAAATGATAAAAACAGCTAATTGGAAAGCAATAGTCATATtgcaataaataaaaaaactatctttttttctcatttttctttcttataACAAACACAAGAATCAAAACTTGATTACTTTCTTTATAAACTGGCCACTTTTTTTCGTTTTACTGGATTGGGTTAGTAGTGGCAGGAAGATCATTCTCCTTGCGGTGTACAGCTTCTACACCCGGCGGGAGGAGAGCACAGCTTCGAAGAGAACCTGCCGCGCCGCCCAAGTGAACAAGGCAGCTCGGCGCCCTCGCTTGGGCGCCGACCGACGAGGACGGGGGCTTTTGGATCGCCGCGCACGCCCTCGTGTCCCTCGAAAAAACGTTGACCGATCGATGAACGCGGAAGCGAGACCAGCGCGCGAGCAGGCTCGCCCTCTGACGCGTGCTTTGCTTCCTCTTCGCGCGCGGGGTCGAGGACGTTTTGCGGCGGTCCCTGTGATCCCGGCGGCTGGTGTTCAGGTTGGGAGGCGCCGCGTGGGAGCATGGGACCGGGTGTCCGACCCCACTATCCTGGTCGGCCCGTTGCCTCCTTCCTCGTCGGTGCTCGTGCTGCTTCCGGCTGTGGCACTGCATTGCGGTATGGCATGCATGTGCCTGTGCCTGTGCCTGTGCCTACCAATCGATTCGCGGATCGCGGCAGCGGCGGTGTCGTGCCGCCGTGCGGTGGTGCACACTGCAGAAACCAAGCGGCTAGCGGGGGCGAGGAACCGCACCTTCCCTGCCGGCTGCCGCTCGGGGTACGATACGAGAACCCAAGCAAGTACGCACTCGCGCACCCAAGTAGATCGTACGTACCAGCAGTATTTTCAGCGTGAACAATCCTCTCTTCCCGACTCCAGTCTACCGGCTACAGCAGCCACATGCACGGGTGCACGCGTACACCGTGTGCGTATCAAACGTACGGATACAGGCCCATGTGATACGGTAGTGTGTACACTGCGCGGTACTCTGAGGTCCACTCCTGACACGGAAAAGGGGCTGGTACATTTCGAAATCGGGGTTTCCTTCCAAAAGACCGAGCTGACTGTCTGATCGATCGGAGTACGTGCAAAACACTTGGCGGTTCCTCGGAGTTGAGACCAGGATCAGATGCCTACGCCCTAGCTGTTCCACGGCCTCTCCTCGTAATCCGGAACAACCAACACGTCTCGGTGTCCAAGTCCGTTTTGTAAGAAGAGTGTCCAGGCCCCATCAAAGTGCTCGTGCTTGTGGAATCATTTCACCATGATTAGCACGAATAGCTAGGCCTGGAGAGACCAAACCATGGACACATGAATCTGGCGAAACCAATACACAACGCCTTCGTGCGCTGCCAAGCCTCGCGTGCCGACTGCCCCTGTGAGAACGATGGGTTCACTTCACCCAACCAACCGATCGATTTGCTTCCAGAATTCAACGGCAGGGCTCGTTGCTCGCCGCCACAGATTATTCCGCGGTTCACGGTTCCAGGGTACGGTTTTTGGGGGGCACCGAATCATCGGGAACATTGCCCGGTGCTCTGCCAATGGCATATGCCTTTCCTTGGCTTCTGAAAACGCCTTGGCCAACTGGTTAATTGTATTAGTCCCAGAACCCCATGCATGCACGCCATGGAGTCGAAAGCTTTGACCAATGGTGTGTGCCCCTGAACCCCTTTAAAACCATCTCTTTAGAGTTCAGACTTTCCATTCCTCCTCTcccttcagagttcagacttcAGCCAGTCATATTCAGACTTCCATAGGCAGGTTGGTATAGTAGTTAGGCAGGTAGTTATGCAGCAGTTGAACTGCGTCAGCTTGCTGCTCCTGCTTAGCGTCCTGCTGGCCGCGCTCAGCCCCGTCGTTGCCACCGCACCCAGAGGTAAACACAGAAAGCCATATCGTATATATCCTTCTGCCATAATCGTACTCTCATTTCAGAGTTCAGACAGTTTTTTTGCTCATCTGAAGCTCAACTGCTTCTTGCTACCAATGTGACGCGTCGCATGCATCTGATGTATCTCTTTTCAGAGCTGCTAATGGCGGCCATCGGCGGCGACCAAGGACCTGATCAGGGGAGAGTTGCGAACACCTTAAGCGATGCTCCGGTATCGGCCGTGAAGGACACAGACGGGGTGATCGGCAGCAGGAGGAAGAATGAGGGGGTCGACTGCCGCCATTTCGGAACCAGGAAGATACCATCTCAGGTTCATTTCAGTGGCCGCATACCCTTCACTGCCGATTACCATCCTGTTCACAGGCACCCGCCCAAGCACAACTAGAGCTAGATATGTGCAACAGCTAGCACTAGCGATAACTAGCTCTCTCGTCTCTGAATATTTCTAAATAGtatcctttttatttttctttttgtgtgtAGCTTTTAGTTTTTAGCTCTTTAGTAGTGATATATACTACGTATGCAAGCTGTATGTTGTGCCATTTTTGTCTGAATGCGGTCTGTGTGGCAATGTTCTCCTGAAAGAAAGCATTGCTGATCGATGTTCTTGTTTTGGCTTCTGATTTTTGTAAAATGTACTGACTACTGGGTGCTAAACATGAGCGTGAACACAGATTGTTAACCAATGGGGTGGACCCATAACATACTCTTTTTTTAACGAACATGCATAAAATTGTGCCTACTTCATTGACAGAgaagagagtttttttttttacaaagtgCAACACTGGGGCTGCAGAAACATTTTTTTACCAAGCAAACTAGTCTAGTGGTAGTAGCCCGAGTTGGTAAGCAAGAGGCCATGTGATCAATTCCTAGCCCAAAACAACCAAGCAAGTAAaagaattagtaaaaaaaaaggcTTTTCTAATAAACCCTGAGTGGATAAAAAAACACTCTATTCCAAAAAAAGaagcaatttttttaaacaaagaACCTGTTATGGCAACATTACATGTCATTTTCGTATATATGGAATAGTTAATACATATTTTCGCCGGATATGCACCCCTTTAACAATGAAAATCGAATATAGCCTCTAGGCGGATAACCAAATAATGAACCGAGATACCAATTTAGCACACATAAGCCAAGACATATCTCctaaggtcatctccaacagctatctcaaattttcatcctcaaaaatactattacagcatctcttattactattatagtattctctattttttcatctccaacagctaacCTATTTCTTACTTTCTAATACTCT
This genomic interval carries:
- the LOC133920673 gene encoding uncharacterized protein LOC133920673, producing the protein MQQLNCVSLLLLLSVLLAALSPVVATAPRELLMAAIGGDQGPDQGRVANTLSDAPVSAVKDTDGVIGSRRKNEGVDCRHFGTRKIPSQVHFSGRIPFTADYHPVHRHPPKHN